A window from Engraulis encrasicolus isolate BLACKSEA-1 chromosome 11, IST_EnEncr_1.0, whole genome shotgun sequence encodes these proteins:
- the drg1 gene encoding developmentally-regulated GTP-binding protein 1 has protein sequence MSLLAKIAEIENEMARTQKNKATAHHLGLLKARLAKMRRELITPKGGSGGGTGEGFDVAKTGDARIGFVGFPSVGKSTLLSNLAGVYSEVAAYEFTTLTTVPGVIRYKGAKIQLLDLPGIIEGAKDGKGRGRQVIAVARTCNLILIVLDVLKPLGHKKLIEHELEGFGIRLNKRPPNIGFKKKDKGGINFTATCAQSELDGDTVKSILSEYKIHNADVTLRCDATADDLIDVVEGNRVYIPCIYVLNKIDQISVEELDIIYKVPHCVPISAHHRWNFDDLLEKIWDYLQLVRIYTKPKGQLPDYTSPVVLPDEHTTVEDFCLKIHKNLIKEFKHALVWGSSVKHNPQKVGREHTLDDEDVIQLVKK, from the exons ATGAGTTTGCTTGCGAAAATTGCGGAGATCGAGAACGAG ATGGCCAGGACCCAGAAGAACAAGGCCACTGCTCACCATCTGGGTCTGCTGAAGGCTCGTCTGGCCAAGATGCGCAGAGAGCTCATCACCCCTAAAGGAGGCAGCGGGGGAGGCACTGGAGagg GTTTCGACGTGGCCAAGACCGGTGACGCCCGTATCGGGTTCGTGGGGTTCCCCTCGGTTGGCAAGTCGACGTTGCTTAGCAACCTGGCTGGCGTCTACTCTGAAGTGGCAGCGTACGAGTTCACCACCCTGACCACCGTACCCGGCGTCATCCGCTACAAGGGAGCCAAGATACAG CTGCTGGATCTGCCAGGTATCATTGAGGGAGCCAAGGACGGCAAGGGCAGAGGACGACAGGTCATCGCAG TGGCACGTACGTGTAACCTGATCCTGATCGTGCTGGACGTGCTGAAGCCTCTGGGCCATAAGAAGCTGATTGAGCACGAGCTGGAGGGATTTGGCATCAGGCTCAACAAGCGCCCGCCCAACATCGGCTTCAAGAAGAAGGACAAAGGAGGCATCAACTTCACCGCCACC TGTGCCCAGAGTGAGCTGGATGGTGACACGGTGAAGAGCATCCTGTCGGAGTACAAGATCCACAACGCTGACGTGACACTCCGCTGTGACGCCACCGCTGACGACCTCATCGACGTGGTGGAGGGCAACCG TGTGTACATCCCCTGCATCTACGTGCTGAATAAGATCGACCAGATCTCCGTGGAGGAGCTAGACATCATTTATAAG GTCCCCCACTGCGTGCCCATCTCTGCTCATCATCGCTGGAACTTTGACGATCTGCTGGAGAAGATCTGGGACTACCTGCAGCTAGTGCGCAT CTACACCAAGCCCAAGGGCCAGCTGCCTGACTACACGTCTCCGGTCGTACTGCCTGATGAGCACACCACCGTGGAGGACTTCTGCCTGAAGATCCACAAGAACCTCATCAAGGAGTTTAAACA TGCGCTGGTGTGGGGCTCCTCGGTCAAGCACAACCCCCAGAAGGTGGGCAGGGAGCACACACTCGACGATGAGGATGTCATCCAGCTCGTCAAGAAATAG